ggctaccccctcaaccctcccccctccgtgtggctaacagcggggaacatttctgttcagccgcaggcaaacagcccagcaggaatgggctcctctgagtgtcccctgaagaaaagcaccctatttcaaccaggtgaccatggattatatctcactctcctgaggataacacagagagataaagaacggacgttgcttgaacgccagcaaacatacactgcaatgctttgttgtacaatgattcccgagtacgtgttactggcctggagtggtaaagtgtcctaccatgaaggacgcaataagtctgccctccccagaaaccttttgcaaaggctttgggagtatatccaggagagccgcgaatgccagggcaaagtaatcctttcacatgcttgcttttaaaccatgtatagtattttaaaaggtacactcaccggaggtcccttctccgcctgctgggtccaggaggcagccttgggtgggttcagggggtactggctccaggtccagggtgagaaacagttcctggctgtcgggaaaaccggtttctccgcttgcttgctgtgagctatctacaacctcgtcgtcatcatcatcttcttcgtccccaaaacctgcttccgtattgcctccatctccattgaaggagtcaaacaacacggctggggtagtggtggctgaaccccctaaaatggcatgcagctcatcatagaagcggcatgtttggggctctgacccggagcggccgttcgcctttctggttttctggtaggcttgcctcagctccttcagtttcacgcggcactgcttcgggtccctgttatggcctctgtccttcatgccctgggagattttgacaaaggttttggcatttcgaaaactggaacggagttctgatagcacggattcctctccccatacagcgatcagatcccgtacctcccgttcggtccatgctggagctcttttgcgattctgagactccatcatggtcacctctgctgatgagctctgcatggtcacctgcagcttgccacgctggccaaacaggaaatgagattcaaaagttcgcggttcttttcctgtctacctggccagtgcatctgagttgagagtgctgtccagagcggtcaaaatggagcactctgggatagctcccggaggccaataccgtcgaattgtgtccacagtatcccaaattcgacccggcaaggccgatttaagcgctaatccacttgtcaggggtggagtaaggaaatcgattttaagagccctttaagtcgaaataaaggg
The Natator depressus isolate rNatDep1 chromosome 2, rNatDep2.hap1, whole genome shotgun sequence DNA segment above includes these coding regions:
- the LOC141981575 gene encoding myb/SANT-like DNA-binding domain-containing protein 7 yields the protein MQSSSAEVTMMESQNRKRAPAWTEREVRDLIAVWGEESVLSELRSSFRNAKTFVKISQGMKDRGHNRDPKQCRVKLKELRQAYQKTRKANGRSGSEPQTCRFYDELHAILGGSATTTPAVLFDSFNGDGGNTEAGFGDEEDDDDDEVVDSSQQASGETGFPDSQELFLTLDLEPVPPEPTQGCLLDPAGGEGTSAACVSMITGSSPSQRLVKVRKKKKRT